From the Alphaproteobacteria bacterium genome, the window TTTTGTTCAGGCGGCGATCGAGGCTGCGTAATAAGTTGCGTAAATAATTGCCCAGCGCATTGAGCATAAAAACTTTGCGCATTCTATAGGAGCCTAAAAGGATATTGGCAACTAAAGCGGCGCCGATGAAAAAGAGCCTGTCATCGAACTGGTAGGGGCTGAGCTCAATCATAAGATTTATTGATTAAAAAATATTTCTACGCGGCGATTAGCATGTTCGCGTATATTATCTTTGGTGGGAATACGATTATCGGTCTCACCAAAAGCATAATATTGGATGCGTTCGGCAGGGATGCCCCGCTCTATCAATGCGGCTTTCACTGCCTCTGCGCGCTTTTTTGACAATTGTAAATTATACTCCGGCGTACCGGATCGGTCGGCGTGGCCATTGAGTATGACTTCGTATTTTTCTTCCTGACTGGTTTTTAAATCATCAGCTACTGTGTTAATGATGCCTATTGCATCCGTAGTCAGCACAAATTTATTCCATTCGAAAAACACGATATATGAGCTGGAAAAGATCATTGGCGCTACAGGCTCTGCCATTGGCTCAGCTTGGGGTTCTGGCTCCATTGTAGCAAGCAAAGTTTTAACCGAACGGTAAAATCCTTCGCGACAGCTGGTAATGTCGTCTTCTTGCCATGCTTCCTCCTGTTGCTCTAACCAGCAATCATAGAAAAATTGCGCACGGGCGGTAAGCTGCGGATAGGCAGTGGTGAGTTCGGGTGTGAGTACACCCATCAATTGTTCACGGGCATTAGAAAGTTCGTTCACAAATGCGCCGCCTATTTTCCATG encodes:
- a CDS encoding OmpA family protein is translated as PMTLRITPRLSLIASLCLLTACTTASLEELRRTTPTGDAFQAALAQEYLAFSESEARQYDWSSSKRFADKGLKSAYGQPVAPENIAAWKIGGAFVNELSNAREQLMGVLTPELTTAYPQLTARAQFFYDCWLEQQEEAWQEDDITSCREGFYRSVKTLLATMEPEPQAEPMAEPVAPMIFSSSYIVFFEWNKFVLTTDAIGIINTVADDLKTSQEEKYEVILNGHADRSGTPEYNLQLSKKRAEAVKAALIERGIPAERIQYYAFGETDNRIPTKDNIREHANRRVEIFFNQ